A window of Acinonyx jubatus isolate Ajub_Pintada_27869175 chromosome B2, VMU_Ajub_asm_v1.0, whole genome shotgun sequence genomic DNA:
CCCTCTGTGCTTGGGCCCACTGGTTTCTAAGGGAGAAGGGAGATAATACATAGGAAAGCAAATAGGAAGACAAAGGGCATGTGCTTTTGTGTGTTCCAGGGGGCTTATGTGACTAGTGTGTCAATCTGTTGAGCTTGTCCCTGTGTCTGGCATAATGAGGGATGGTTTCTAATCTCTCTGCTATTggcttgctgtgtggccttaaTGAGTCATATGCCCTCTCTGGGCGTTGGTCTGCTAATTTGTAATGAAAGGTGGTAAACTAGATGGGCTCCAAACATTCTCTATACATCTgtccttgtttttgctttttggagTGCCTGTGTGTAAGGATGAGTGCAtaaggcagggggtgggagagtATTTGATGAAACTCATGTCTCCAACTGAGTATATAGGATGTTTTAGAACAACTAATACAAAACATTCAAGGATGAAAGTTCCCCCTTTACCCAGATTTCTCACAGAAAGCCAGTGTGCCTGGGGGAGTAGGATACCTGGGTTTGGGAAGAAACTTGGTGTAATCTACCCCTCCCTTTTGGGCCCACATTCCTGAGCCCTTTGGTGGCATGAATGATGGAAATTAATTGCTGTTAATAATTAATCCCTAAAGAACAAGTAGAGGCCCAGGCTTAGGTGGGGCCCAGACACCTGCAGGAGGGACACCTCCTTAACTTCCCTCTCTGTAGAACTGGGCACCATCCCCATCAAAGCCTCCAGACATAGGGAAGGGGTGGGGCACAGGATTGAGGAAAGGGGACCACCTTCTATTTTCCCCAACAGCCCAGTGAATGGCCCTCTTCTGGGTCCTCAAAGCCatactgggagaactggaaaaTCCAGTTACCCAGCTTCCCTCTCCCATTTCCCACCCAAACACTTATGCTAAGGATTGAGTGGAGTATAGAAAGGCAGGCCTGGTAAGGAGAAGCTAGCTGGGGCTTCAGACATCTCTTCTGTCCATCAGAGAAGCAAGAAGTGAGGTGGCCACAATGGGGGCCAGgctgcccttcttcctcttcctgacaCTCCTGAGCAGCTCACAGGGAACAGGTGAGGGCTGGAGGGCTTGATGCCTGGGTGCTCATGGCAGGAAGAGGCCAAAGAGGGGAGTAAGAGAGGCATCCAGTCCTGAGCTTCCAGAGGTCTGGGGCTGAACCCCTGCATCGAGTGGGTCCTGAAGGGCATTGTCAGGGAAGAGcaacttggggtgggggaggcaggggtgccCGCATCTCTGAAGGAATATAGCCCTAATAATTGGACATTAAGCTGTATTTTTTGATCCCTAGGGCCAAGAATGATTTTGCAGCTGAAGCTGAAGGACTCCCTTCTAGCAAATTTCTCCTATGATTCCAGCTTCCTGGAATTGCTCGAAAAGGTAGTTCTTTGGGAGGGGAAATGTGAGGCTGTGTGAACTTTGAGTGTGTTTCTGAGTCAGTGTGGGCCTCTCTGCTGGGGTCTGGCCATCTCCAAGGGGTGAGTGAGAGCCATCTTACACCCTTCCCTCTaaccctttctcttccccagctctgcttcctcctccacctcccacctGGGACCAATGTCACCCTCCATCATGCAGGATCCCCACACCGTGCCATCTGCAAAGTCTGAGAACAGTCGAAACCTGTGTCCTCCCTTGGCCCAGGCATTTGACCACCAAGGTACAGGAAAGATGCCCTAAACCCTGCCGAGTTGCAGTAAATATGATGAATTCAATGACTTGCCTTTGTGGGTTTGTGAACAGAGAGCTGGCAGGAAAATAGAATTGGACACCAaactctctgactctcccccttATTAAGCAGAGGGGTTCCGGGATGGACACCCTCTCCCTCAACACCAGTGTGAAAGGCCTAGAAAGAATCTGGGAAGTTAACTGTTTGAGGACCCACGCACCACACTTATACATGCATGTGCGTGAATACACACTTCAAGCTGAGATCTtcagaatacctaggaataaaggcAAGAAATGTACTGAATTCCTACTTTGTTCCAGACTTGATGCTTTCCCATTTCAATGCTTGCAGTGATCTTGAATGTAGAATAAGTGTCACTgtccaattttacagatgaacactGAGGCTTACAGAGGGTAAATTACTCACTTTAGGTCCATTAGCAGTGGACACCAGACAAATGCCTTGACTTAAGCAagattttcatttcatccttctTTGCTTGGGAGGCAGCTCCAGCGATAGATGAGAGGTTCCACCTGTGAGAGGATATCTGGCCAGCCAGGTGTgagtggtggggagggtgggtgctaGCAAAGCTTGTGCTGGCTGTGAGGACATACAGTCCCACAGGCCCACGCTTGAGTCCTGGGTAAATTTCTTATCTCTCagagcctccatttcttcacctgCAAAGTGGGAATGATAGTACCTGACGCTTGGACTGTTGTGAGCATTACATGGAGAAGCTACGTAGGGTACATGGGCAGGTAAGTGAGCCTGAGTAGTAGGGATTGTTAAAATTCAACCATGGTCCTGACATAGAAGTCCTAGTCCCCTCAAGGGTCCAAGgtcttccttctgattttcttgAGGCAGgcactcctctgtctcctcacccAAGATGATCTTGACTTCTTACCAGCTTTCTCAAAATGCAATCATGCAGCTCAAACTTGACCATTTGGGGGTACTGATGTGACTGTTTCCTGTTCTCCACAGTCCTCTCCCCTACCTACCATACTCCCCACCTACCCAGTATCACCACCATGGGAAATTAGAGGCTGACTTCCttggagggaggagaaggcaaCGGCTCCAAATAGAGCATCCCTGAAGATGAGGGGGGAATTGCAAgtgggaaatgaaacaaaaaacttccaaaaCAAAATTCCTCTATTTTCCTTTACAACTATCCTGGGATCAGCAACCTGGAAGAGAGGTAGCTGGGAGCTAAAAAGGGCCCCAGTGTTCCATGACTTGTTCTTTGCCTGCACTAGGTGCAGGTGACACTCATGGGTCAGGTGTGTAGGCCCTACCCAAGTTGGGGAACTGGATGTCTGAATTTCCAAGGAGCAAACAGCTAACTGCCTCTCAACCTGATTCCTACATCTCAGGGCCTGGGATCACCAGGCTGTGATTTCCAGattctttcctcaaaaaaaactCTCTTCCAAGACTCGACAGAGCAGTACAGGGAAAAGAATGCTTTGGGATTGAACACACCTAATTGCCGTTCTTCTCCTTTTGGGTAATCACGTAAATTCTAGCTGAGCACATGGCTCACTTACATTTAGCTTAGCACACAGCTCATCGTATTTCCCAGCCTGTCAGCTAGGAATGGCAACAGCTACAAGGAGAAAGGCAGTATACAACTTCCTGATGACATCTCTGAAAGGAGAGGCACTTTTAtttgagggaagaaaacaaagtccTTCCAGTAGCCTACAGGTCATAGACCAGTGCTTTCCAATAAACTTtccatgatggaaatgttttagaaCCTACACTgaccaatatggtagccactagccacatgtggctatcaaacacttgaaatgtagctagtgtGACTGTGGAACGGAATGTTTAGTTGTACTTAACTTTGTATTCGTTAAATGGCAACCATTTTGGACAGCACAGCCCTAGATGATCTGCCTTGAGCTTTCCTGACTCCCTACCCCACAATGGACTTTATCTCCTACTCTTCCCCCcaacactggcctccttgctgctcTTTGAGCACTCAGGATATGCTCCCATCTTAGTTTTGCTCTGGctcttccctctacctggaaCACTCTTCTCCCAGGCATCCACTTGGCTAATTCCTGCACCTCCTACAAGTCCTTGCTTAAATCTCACTTTCATAGTGAGTTCTACCCTGACCCATTTAATACTACAATCTGTCCCTTTCCACATTGCCTTATTCTACCCTTTTTTCCCCATAGCATTTATGACTTTCAGACATAGTGTATAGTTTACTTTATTTACATGTGTTCCTTTTGACTCTCCTTGCTAGAATTAAAGTAAACAAAGACCTTTGTTTCAGTCATTGATGAATCCAAGGGTCCAGAATAGTTCCCAGCATATAGAAATATTTGAACTgggggaagacagaaaggaagctgcccaacccctcctctccctcctctctctgggtaggatgggggtggggataggGTGGAGCAGATCTTAGACCTAGAGTTGGAAACAGTGTATCAGAATGGCAGGAAATAAGATTAAATGGGGTGTGGGCCTCCTTTATTACAGAACTCTGAACTGCCCCTGCTCAGCAAAAGAAATGTCCACCTTGCCTAACCCACCATTATATTTGATGCTTGGTTAGAGCAGCCAAAATGAACCTGCACCTATGTACTGGGTTGAATCCCAGTTGatactttggacaagttacttttATTCTCCGAgcacatttcttcatttccaaaatggaGCCAACACCCACTTCCTAAGGTTCTCAGGAGGATTAAATGCACCATGGAAGCTACAGACCATGATAGGCCTACCATAAGTAATAGCCTCAGAGCTGCTAGACAGAATATAACTTGGGCATGTAAGAGGCAGGTCCCTGAATTCCACGGAGATGACACAAGGTGTTTAGGGTGGATCAGTGGGTGTCTGCATCAGTGGGGATGTACATCTGTTGGAGGTTGGTCAAGATGTCCCTGGCAGTCTGGTATCAGATACACAGAACAGGGGCAGCATTCAAGCCCCAGCGTGCCTTGCAGCCCCTCAGGCCCAGAGGAAGTACCTGCTCCTCTTAGCACACCCCACCCCAGGATAAAGCCAAGGAGCGGGGTACCTTCCATTTGGTGAGGAGAAATGACCTGTAGGAGCCAGGACACTGTCAGTAATTCCAAGAAGTAGGTGGAACCCGAGTCACAGTACCCAGGCCTTAGCAGGACGCTCCTCTTTCTTCCAATAAGGCAGACACCGCCAGCATGCACACTCCCactgcagcccagagccccaggcttAGCCCCAGGGTAAGAGGCAGCCCCCCTCTTTTCCTAGACCAAAGCCTCAGGGAACAATTGAAAGGCAAGAAAGTCACCACtaggagaaagaggaataaaaagacCAAGTTTATCTCATTCCTAAACTTCCAGGTAGGACTGAATAAGAGGGAGGCTGGGCAGGAATGTGAGCATCTTGAGGACACCCAGTGACACTGACCAAACCAATCGGTTTCCTTATTTACGAAATATGGGAAGTGAGCCACAAGGTCTCAGAATCTCCATCATGCTTGACAGCTGCtagattctgtctttcctcaaAAGCAGATcgggaagagaagaaaaccaccATATAGTGAGCTGGAGCTCAGAGCTCTCTGGGGCTAGGACATGCATCCATCAGCTGCCGGAGGTGAGAGGCCGCCTTGTCCAGCTTCGACAATTCCAACTCGAGGGAAGAAAGCTAGCCGAGAAGAGAAGCAGGTGAGGATCCAGATATAAGGCCCATCCCCTCCAGCCCACATTCCCACAGGGAATCAGGCTTCCTCCAGCCTCACCCTCTGCTGCCTTTTAGTCTCCGTCTCCCCCTCTGATGGGGTCCAGGCCATGAGGCCATCAAGCTGCTTTTGCAACTTGTGTCTTCGGGCAGCTAGCAGAGATAGATGGGTCTGGGGGTCCACAAGCCCCTGTGGAAGAACAGAGAAGGCTCAGCCTTCTTTGTAACATCTGCGGCCTATCCAGTACCTGTCTCCACCCCATTCTCAGAAGCCCTTCTCACTTTTACAGAACCTACCATTTGCCCTCCTCCCAACATCCTTTTcaatccctcccttccccctccaatCTCCTCTAAGCACCTGCAGCTCCATGTACACCTGAATGGTATCATTGAGTGGAGCCTGGGCCCAGCCAGAGGGAGCCAGTACACCTGGGGGTAAGAAGCCCACAGCCCCACAGTGGCCCAGGGTGCCTAGAGGTTCCAGAAAGGCCTCGAAGAGGCCTTgctcttcaggctctgagctctgcaaCAGCactgaggaggaaagggaaaccgTCAGTGTCAAAGCATGAgatcctgcttccctccccatccTGCACCTCCTAACTCTGGGCTCTACCCTCCAggctctccccactcctccaccAACCCCTTCTTTCTGCAGGGACTCAGGAGCCCAGGACCCATCTCACCTCGGGGCCGGGCCTTTGTGAGCTGGTATGTGGCTCGGAGAGCCCTCAGTGCCTGCACGGCCTCTTGGACCCGGGAGAAGCACTGTTCCAGCTCTGGCTGGTGCCAGTGTTCCTGGAGATGAAGACCCAGAGCTGATAAGCAGGCCCCTGGGAGACTTGATATCAGCTCTCCTGGCTCTACTCTCCACCTGACCACCCTGATCTGCTAAGGGCAACATACTCTCTCCTCTCCACTACACACAAAATTCACCACCTCAAGGAACAGAACCCAGCAAAACCTGGGGTACCATCTAAGGACGTCTTAGTTGATGTTTGTGTTGATGTCTGTTAATTGTTCTGGTCAAATATACCAAACAACCAAAAGTAAGTTGGAATTTAAACCGTATCATTGAAAACTCACAAAACCAAATAagcataaagaaatttaaataattaaactttaaaattattttttgggtgAGTCTGtagtatttttccttctgaaattatTAAAGCTTAAAACAGTAATTTGGGGACCATCCTATTAGTTCTCATCTAGTTCTCATCACAACCATGCTATTAACTATTACTACCCCTGGTTTAAAGATGGAGAACTGAGGCATGGTCAGTCTAGGGACAAAGTTCTGCTCTTGTCTATGGGGCTAATACTGCCCCCAACACAGACCTGTGAGAACAACCCATCCTCCTAAAGACTCTACACTAAAGTACAAATCACGATTGTTGAGGACCCTACAGCAGCAAACCCTTTGAGAAGACTGCTCCCTAGCCCTTCACCAGTGGTCCCATACCCAGACATCAGGGATGCGTACTCACCAAGCTGCAGGCAGTGGGGTAGGGGGCAACAGAGATGCTAGGGGCAGAGGAGCCTCCAGGCCTGGGGGGCAGCCTCTGCCAGAGCTCTTCAGCCAGGAAGGGCATCAGTGGGGCGAGGAGGCGGAGACCGATGTCAGCACAGGAGAACAGGACCTGAGGGGGGCCTTGGGGACGGGGCGAGTGCAACAGCACCGGCTTCACAGCCTcctggggagggagccagagggtcAGGGAACAGGCCCAGGCCATTATCTGTGTCCTTTCTCTACACACTCACTGCCCTGACAGTGAAGAGTGCTGTGGGTGAACATGGGCAGGAGCACAGGGCATCTTGGACCCCGTCGGCTGTCCCAGAACACACTCTGGAGCAACTGAGATGTAGAAATCTAGCGCAGGGATTCTCAGGACTGTGGGGAGGTGTATAAAATTGTCAGTGTGGTTTGCACAGTTTCAGAAGAAAAGCACTGAGTTCTCGGCCTATCAAAAAGAGGCAGAGCCCTTTGCCAGGGAATTGGATCTCAAGGCGAACAGGAAGCAGGTAACAGGAGTGGAATGCCACGCCATGACCCCAGTCTACTCACCAAGTAGACATCACAGAGGTTATGGAGCCAGAAGTGGTGCAGGGCATGGGTGACAAGTGAGAGCTCTTGGGCAAGGAAGCCTCGCCCACACTCCCGGGCAGTATGGGCAAGACGGCTCAGGATCCAGGCATCCATGGGCGATGAAGGGGAAAGCTGCGGGCAGCAAAGGGCTTCAGGATGGGATGACTCGACTCCCCTGTGTCCTTTCGCTCCAAATGCCATCTTCAGCCCCCAGAGACCTGATGATTCTGCATCCCAAGCCTCTCTCTTACCTCTTCTGCAGGCTGGGGCACAAATTTCTCCCCTAAGGCATTAAGGATAAAGCGCAGGGCATTCCAGATTTTGTTGCAGAAATGCCGGGAACTCAGGACTTCGGAGACAGACAGGTGCAAGTCGCCCCCTAGAGGAATAGGAAGAGGGGGAGGGTACACCTGGGTGGCAGCAGCACAGGGAATCCTTGACCCTGCCCCACCCTCTACAAGGGTGCCTACAGCCCGGACCCCTCCCTTGCCCAGGCTTACCTAAGGCCCCATGGGAGCACAAGGTGAATCTTAGGGCATCTGTCCCACACTCAGGGATCCCATGAGGGAAGTCCTTTCTCTACaaccagagggagaagaggagtggCAGATGCCTACGCAGCTGCAGGATCAGAAACCTGGGCTGTGAAGAAAACCAGAGGCCTCGAGCTAGAGGCCGAGATGAAGTGGACGTTGGTGACTCACCTGTGCTGCAGCCGCGATCGCCAGCTCTGTAGAGTCCAAGTTCCCATCCCTCAGCTTTTCCTGCAGCACCTGAGATGGGTAATTCACCAGCCTTGGTCAAAGACCCTGCTGCTACAAGGGCCCCAcccactctccctcccagccGGGTCCTCTCCACAGGCTCCGTTCTTCTCTCCCACAAACCCATCCCTTGCCAAATTTCATCCTGACCTGCAGCTCCACCCCACTGATGATGTCTCGTGGGTCCAACACATTCCCTAGGGACTTGCTCATTTTCCGGCCCTGCCTGTCCCGAACCATGGGATGAAGAAGCACCTGGGAACATGGAGGGAGTCAGCAGAGGGGCTAAGGGAGCCTTTCCCCGGAAGTGCCCAGGAAATCTCTGGCCTCCATGCAACAGGGGTTAGGGTAGGAAGAGAATCAGGAAAAAGGAATTGGGACCACAGAAAATACTTCATTAGGGACTAGAACAGAGAACAAGATTTAGGGAAGACTGGGGAGTCCACAAGAGGGGCTCAGCACTGAAGTGCTGTTACCTTGCTGAAGGGGAGCTGCCCTGTGAGCTGGGTCCCCAACATGACCATGCGGCCCACCCAGAAGAACAGAAGGTCACTACCAGTTTCCAAAAGTGACAGGGGGTAGAAACGAGTGAGGTCTGGGGTCTAGGAGGAAAAAGATTAAGCAGTGAGAGGCCCAAGCTCTGTTCTTGCAGCTCTCCTTGAGGCTCTCTGGAAGGCCAAGTGTCTACTTCATCATCCCCACCTtcactctcctcccctcacctCGCCTCACCTCTTGGGGCCAGCCCAGGgcagcaaaggggaaaagagctGAAGAGAACCATGTGTCCAGGACATCAGGGTCTGGGAAACAGAACAGGGAATGGGGGACAACTGGAACCTCCAGCCCACAACTGTGTACCTTTCCAGCCCAACCCCACCCACAGAGACCATGGCACTCTGCCCCATTCCCAACTTTCCTaaccccacctcctccacctcagTATCTGCCCCCCCAAAGGCCCAGAcgctctcccctgccctccacaACACAGACACTCACCCCTCTGCAGGATCAGCTCTGCCGCTGGTCTCCCTGTCAGCTCTGAAGCTATTTTTCTGGCCTCGGCCTCTGTCCTCCCAACCACCCAACAGTCCTCCCTGTCACCCTACAGAAAAagtaaggggtgggggagaacaaGGAAGTTCTGCCAGTGTGAAACATCACCAACTTTCGTGTTCTCCCATGTGGTCTAGGGATGGCCGACCCCCTCCGGCAATGAGATGAAGTGCCCGCTCAGGCGCTCTGATCCTGCAGTGGGTTACATGACTAAGACCATGAAGCTCTAGAAAGGCAGGGGGTTGGGACGGGTGCTCAAAGTCTCTGATGCTTGTGCTATGGCTATTTCTCTTTCCGCCGTGCCCAGCCCTCCCCGTCCCCTTCCTCCTACCAACCTTCGTTTGCTCCTCTACAACCAGGTAGGCGGGAATCTGATGGCCCCACCACAGCTGCCGGGAGATACACCAGTCTCTGCCAAGAGGACGCCAGTGATTTCTCAGCATAACCAGGGCAtcgccccaccccacctccataGAGTCCCTTACCCTTACCCAATGTGGGAAAACCAGTGCTGCCAGTTTTTCTGGTGGAAGGAGGGACTGAGCTCCAGAGCTCCTGACTCCACAGCCTGGAGAAAAAGGCCCTTAGATAATGCTTCTAAAAAAGCTTAGATAATGCTTCCTACACCAGCACCCCTCCTGAGATGAGACAAGCGTCCTCTGAGGTGGTGCTATTACTCATAAAAGACCTCCAGAGCCTCCTGAGAAAATTTGGGGTTTGACTGGAATGTGCGCCAGCCCGTTCTGGGCCTCCCTACCTCCATCCCCACAGCTCTCCTCTCAAATGCCAGGGCCAGAGGTCTGTGGGGCAGGAGGGCCCCAGCTTCTGTTTTTTCATTCCAATTTTCAGGGAATTCCCATTCCTTCCTCACCCTGCAGCCTTACCTGGGCAGCTCGATCCCCCATCTCCCGGCAGCGGACAAACCACTGGCTCTTCAGTAGGTATTCTACCACGTCCCCAGAACGGCTGAGAAAGAGGCAGGGTGAGTCGGCTGCTCCTCAGGCCCTGTGCCTTTCCCCACTGGGACATAGTACATACTACATGCCAGGCCCTCAGACCTGAGAATACAGCAGCAAATAAAActgacacaggggaggggcacctgggtggctcagtcgattgagcatccgacttgggctcaggtcatgatctcacggtcagtgagttagagccccgtgtcaggctctgtgctaacagctcagagcctgtttcagattctgtgtctctctgtctccccctgcccctcccccactcattctctctctctctctctctctctgtctctctgtcaaaaataaataaacataaaaaaaatttaaaaaaaaaaaaaaaaactgacacaggggcacctgggtggctcagtcggttaagcaaccaacttcggctcagatcatgatatcatcATGTTAAGTTCGatcctcacatcaggctctgtgctgacagcttagagcctggagcctgcttcagattctgtgtctccctctctctctgcccctcctcactcacactttccctatctctctctctctctctctctcaaaaaaataaataaaccaaaaaaattaaaaaaaaaaaaaaaaaactgacacagAGCTTCTGTTCCCTTGCAAGCGGTATGGAGTCCATCCTATTGCACTATTAGCTTCATCCACCCCCTTCCCAGAAAAGTCCTAAGTAAAAGGGTTAAAATGGGGTTACCTGCAAATAGGAAGCACCATAGGGTGGTTCTGAAGGCCCCGGAACAGGCCCCGCTCCCTCAGTGCAGACATAATCTTTTCCCGGGCCACAAATCGGTGAAGACCCTGGGGAAAAATGGTAACAGTAAAGGTTAAAGGCCACTAAGTGTGTGTGAGAGGAAGGATTGAGGAAAGTGTGAGAGGGAGGATTGAGGAAAGGCAGAGGGTGCTCCCAAAGGATGGGGTAACACTGAGGCCAGTACCACCTGTAGCCAATCCCCACAGAGGGAAGTCATGGTCCCATCCTCTGCAATGACACTCAGAGGGCTCAAGCCATGTCGGGCTCCCAGCTCAGCATCAGCAAGACTATGTGCTGGAGTCACCTTCACCGCCCCTGGGGGTACAGAACCACCATGAACACTGACCCCTGACCTTTTCCAGAGATTTCATTGTCGCCCACACccccatctctcttttctcttctctgtccatGCCTCCTTTTTGTCCCACTCCCC
This region includes:
- the SFTA2 gene encoding surfactant-associated protein 2 isoform X1 codes for the protein MGARLPFFLFLTLLSSSQGTGPRMILQLKLKDSLLANFSYDSSFLELLEKSLHFFTCKVGMIVPDAWTVVSITWRSYVGYMGRDSGAQDPSHLGAGPL
- the SFTA2 gene encoding surfactant-associated protein 2 isoform X2, coding for MGARLPFFLFLTLLSSSQGTGPRMILQLKLKDSLLANFSYDSSFLELLEKLCFLLHLPPGTNVTLHHAGSPHRAICKV
- the VARS2 gene encoding valine--tRNA ligase, mitochondrial isoform X1 → MPHMPLASFRSPLWGLRPSQVFPRSYPLSTQSKPHGSSLSRRNHEAKKKRQREKQAALEAGVARKSKSPAESSKSWTPKEVVVYEIPTERGEKKDVSRVLPPAYSPRYVEAAWYSWWVREGFFKPEYQTRLPQATGETFSMCIPPPNVTGSLHIGHALTVAIQDALVRWHRMCGDEVLWVPGSDHAGIATQAVVEKHLWKEQGVRRHELSRKDFLREVWKWKEEKGGEICEQLQALGASLDWDRECFTMDAGSSVAVTEAFVRLYEAGLLYRNQQLVNWSCALRSAISDIEVESRPLPGRTELRLPGCPIPVSFGLLVSVAFPVDGEPDTEIVVGTTRPETLPGDVAVAVHPDDSRYTHLHGRQLRHPLTGQLLPLVTDSAVQPHMGTGAVKVTPAHSLADAELGARHGLSPLSVIAEDGTMTSLCGDWLQGLHRFVAREKIMSALRERGLFRGLQNHPMVLPICSRSGDVVEYLLKSQWFVRCREMGDRAAQAVESGALELSPSFHQKNWQHWFSHIGDWCISRQLWWGHQIPAYLVVEEQTKGDREDCWVVGRTEAEARKIASELTGRPAAELILQRDPDVLDTWFSSALFPFAALGWPQETPDLTRFYPLSLLETGSDLLFFWVGRMVMLGTQLTGQLPFSKVLLHPMVRDRQGRKMSKSLGNVLDPRDIISGVELQVLQEKLRDGNLDSTELAIAAAAQRKDFPHGIPECGTDALRFTLCSHGALGGDLHLSVSEVLSSRHFCNKIWNALRFILNALGEKFVPQPAEELSPSSPMDAWILSRLAHTARECGRGFLAQELSLVTHALHHFWLHNLCDVYLEAVKPVLLHSPRPQGPPQVLFSCADIGLRLLAPLMPFLAEELWQRLPPRPGGSSAPSISVAPYPTACSLEHWHQPELEQCFSRVQEAVQALRALRATYQLTKARPRVLLQSSEPEEQGLFEAFLEPLGTLGHCGAVGFLPPGVLAPSGWAQAPLNDTIQVYMELQGLVDPQTHLSLLAARRHKLQKQLDGLMAWTPSEGETETKRQQRLSSLELELSKLDKAASHLRQLMDACPSPREL
- the VARS2 gene encoding valine--tRNA ligase, mitochondrial isoform X2, with protein sequence MPHMPLASFRSPLWGLRPSQVFPRSYPLSTQSKPHGSSLSRRNHEAKKKRQREKQAALEAGVARKSKTRLPQATGETFSMCIPPPNVTGSLHIGHALTVAIQDALVRWHRMCGDEVLWVPGSDHAGIATQAVVEKHLWKEQGVRRHELSRKDFLREVWKWKEEKGGEICEQLQALGASLDWDRECFTMDAGSSVAVTEAFVRLYEAGLLYRNQQLVNWSCALRSAISDIEVESRPLPGRTELRLPGCPIPVSFGLLVSVAFPVDGEPDTEIVVGTTRPETLPGDVAVAVHPDDSRYTHLHGRQLRHPLTGQLLPLVTDSAVQPHMGTGAVKVTPAHSLADAELGARHGLSPLSVIAEDGTMTSLCGDWLQGLHRFVAREKIMSALRERGLFRGLQNHPMVLPICSRSGDVVEYLLKSQWFVRCREMGDRAAQAVESGALELSPSFHQKNWQHWFSHIGDWCISRQLWWGHQIPAYLVVEEQTKGDREDCWVVGRTEAEARKIASELTGRPAAELILQRDPDVLDTWFSSALFPFAALGWPQETPDLTRFYPLSLLETGSDLLFFWVGRMVMLGTQLTGQLPFSKVLLHPMVRDRQGRKMSKSLGNVLDPRDIISGVELQVLQEKLRDGNLDSTELAIAAAAQRKDFPHGIPECGTDALRFTLCSHGALGGDLHLSVSEVLSSRHFCNKIWNALRFILNALGEKFVPQPAEELSPSSPMDAWILSRLAHTARECGRGFLAQELSLVTHALHHFWLHNLCDVYLEAVKPVLLHSPRPQGPPQVLFSCADIGLRLLAPLMPFLAEELWQRLPPRPGGSSAPSISVAPYPTACSLEHWHQPELEQCFSRVQEAVQALRALRATYQLTKARPRVLLQSSEPEEQGLFEAFLEPLGTLGHCGAVGFLPPGVLAPSGWAQAPLNDTIQVYMELQGLVDPQTHLSLLAARRHKLQKQLDGLMAWTPSEGETETKRQQRLSSLELELSKLDKAASHLRQLMDACPSPREL
- the VARS2 gene encoding valine--tRNA ligase, mitochondrial isoform X3, whose product is MPWHRMCGDEVLWVPGSDHAGIATQAVVEKHLWKEQGVRRHELSRKDFLREVWKWKEEKGGEICEQLQALGASLDWDRECFTMDAGSSVAVTEAFVRLYEAGLLYRNQQLVNWSCALRSAISDIEVESRPLPGRTELRLPGCPIPVSFGLLVSVAFPVDGEPDTEIVVGTTRPETLPGDVAVAVHPDDSRYTHLHGRQLRHPLTGQLLPLVTDSAVQPHMGTGAVKVTPAHSLADAELGARHGLSPLSVIAEDGTMTSLCGDWLQGLHRFVAREKIMSALRERGLFRGLQNHPMVLPICSRSGDVVEYLLKSQWFVRCREMGDRAAQAVESGALELSPSFHQKNWQHWFSHIGDWCISRQLWWGHQIPAYLVVEEQTKGDREDCWVVGRTEAEARKIASELTGRPAAELILQRDPDVLDTWFSSALFPFAALGWPQETPDLTRFYPLSLLETGSDLLFFWVGRMVMLGTQLTGQLPFSKVLLHPMVRDRQGRKMSKSLGNVLDPRDIISGVELQVLQEKLRDGNLDSTELAIAAAAQRKDFPHGIPECGTDALRFTLCSHGALGGDLHLSVSEVLSSRHFCNKIWNALRFILNALGEKFVPQPAEELSPSSPMDAWILSRLAHTARECGRGFLAQELSLVTHALHHFWLHNLCDVYLEAVKPVLLHSPRPQGPPQVLFSCADIGLRLLAPLMPFLAEELWQRLPPRPGGSSAPSISVAPYPTACSLEHWHQPELEQCFSRVQEAVQALRALRATYQLTKARPRVLLQSSEPEEQGLFEAFLEPLGTLGHCGAVGFLPPGVLAPSGWAQAPLNDTIQVYMELQGLVDPQTHLSLLAARRHKLQKQLDGLMAWTPSEGETETKRQQRLSSLELELSKLDKAASHLRQLMDACPSPREL